A single Campylobacter hyointestinalis subsp. hyointestinalis DNA region contains:
- a CDS encoding glycosyltransferase has protein sequence MSKIIIISNTSWSIYNFRFNLATALIDNGYEVAIVAPKDRYTSKLNQKFNVYNVDIDSNGINPIKDIKTIFELYKLYKQLKPDIVLNFTIKPNIYSSLICRYLKIPCISNITGLGTIFIKQNFITKIAKFLYKIALNKNKSIFFQNDDDKKLFLKYNLISQKNNIDVLPGSGVDLDKFKPSPKVDNDKFIFLFIGRLIRDKGISELIEASIMLGAKYDNFKIWLLGELGVQNNTAISQDELNGWLKNDFIEYLGTTDNVADIIAKSDCVVLPSYREGTPRSLLEAAAMAKPIITTNTVGCRDVVSDGINGLLCEVANAKDLAGKMEKMLNSSTEQQRLWGGIGREKIIQKYDEKFIIYKYLLHIKNIQNYNLENYKMKKAAFLINSLEGGGAERVVSTILNNFVEKYECYLILMQSGIFYELDKRINIIYLDKSENSLGLFKFLKLPILAYKLARIIKKYKFEHIVSFLYRANYINVLSNLFVKHKTIINECSMPSMRCKNGGRLNGMINKFLIKMLYPKADWCLSNSYVNMMDLKNNFDVNKIGYIYNPLNIGMIEKLSKNSIQIHKTRFTFVTVGRLIESKNHKLIIEAIRDFNADLWIIGDGRLKQELQSFIKSCDLNDKVHLLGSKENPFSFLSKADCFIFGSNYEGFPNVLVEALACGLPIISTDCQSGPRELLSPSSDVNFYLKDKIELAQYGILIPIKNIEKMKEAIKSIMNDDVLRQSYKEKARQRANDFRVEKSIKLYEEIIFFN, from the coding sequence TTGAGTAAAATAATTATCATCTCAAATACTTCTTGGAGTATATATAACTTTCGTTTCAATTTGGCTACGGCTCTTATAGATAATGGCTATGAAGTCGCAATAGTCGCACCAAAAGATAGATACACAAGTAAATTAAATCAAAAGTTTAATGTATATAATGTAGATATTGATTCTAATGGTATCAATCCGATAAAAGATATTAAAACTATTTTTGAATTATATAAATTATATAAACAGCTAAAACCAGATATTGTTCTTAACTTTACAATCAAGCCAAATATTTATAGCTCCTTGATTTGTAGATATCTAAAAATTCCTTGTATATCAAATATCACCGGACTAGGAACGATTTTTATAAAACAAAATTTCATTACGAAAATTGCAAAGTTTTTATATAAAATAGCCTTGAATAAAAACAAATCAATATTTTTTCAAAATGATGATGATAAAAAACTATTTCTAAAATATAATTTGATAAGTCAGAAAAATAACATAGATGTTCTTCCTGGAAGTGGAGTGGATCTTGATAAATTTAAGCCAAGCCCAAAAGTAGATAATGATAAATTTATCTTTTTATTTATCGGACGGCTCATAAGAGACAAAGGAATATCTGAGCTTATAGAAGCTAGTATTATGCTTGGTGCGAAGTATGATAATTTTAAAATTTGGTTGCTAGGCGAGCTTGGAGTGCAAAACAATACGGCAATCTCACAAGATGAGTTAAACGGGTGGCTAAAAAACGATTTTATAGAGTATTTGGGTACCACTGATAACGTTGCTGATATAATAGCTAAGAGCGATTGCGTTGTTTTGCCATCATATAGGGAGGGTACGCCAAGAAGTTTGCTAGAAGCTGCTGCTATGGCAAAACCGATCATAACTACAAATACTGTAGGCTGTAGAGATGTAGTGAGCGATGGTATAAATGGACTCTTATGTGAAGTTGCAAATGCAAAAGACCTAGCGGGTAAAATGGAAAAAATGCTAAATTCATCTACTGAACAACAAAGGTTATGGGGGGGGATAGGACGAGAAAAAATCATACAAAAATATGATGAAAAATTTATAATTTATAAGTATTTGCTCCATATAAAAAATATACAAAATTACAATTTGGAAAATTATAAAATGAAAAAAGCAGCTTTTTTAATAAATTCTTTAGAGGGCGGTGGAGCCGAGCGAGTAGTAAGCACGATTTTAAATAATTTTGTAGAAAAATATGAATGCTATTTGATATTGATGCAAAGCGGCATATTTTATGAGCTGGATAAAAGAATAAATATCATATATTTGGATAAATCGGAAAATAGTTTAGGATTGTTTAAATTTCTAAAATTGCCAATTTTGGCTTATAAGTTAGCAAGGATTATTAAAAAATATAAATTTGAACATATAGTTAGTTTTTTATATAGAGCAAATTATATAAATGTATTATCAAATTTGTTTGTTAAACATAAAACTATTATAAACGAATGCTCTATGCCATCTATGAGATGTAAAAACGGAGGAAGACTGAACGGTATGATAAACAAATTTTTGATTAAAATGCTATATCCGAAAGCGGATTGGTGTTTATCAAATTCTTATGTAAATATGATGGATTTAAAAAATAATTTTGATGTAAATAAAATAGGATATATCTATAATCCACTCAACATAGGCATGATTGAAAAATTATCAAAAAATAGTATCCAAATTCATAAAACAAGATTTACGTTTGTTACGGTTGGTAGACTGATCGAAAGTAAAAATCACAAATTGATCATTGAAGCCATAAGAGACTTTAATGCCGATCTGTGGATAATAGGAGATGGCCGTTTAAAACAAGAGCTTCAAAGTTTTATCAAAAGTTGCGATTTAAATGACAAAGTCCATCTACTTGGCAGTAAAGAAAACCCTTTTAGTTTTTTATCAAAAGCAGATTGCTTTATATTTGGCTCAAATTATGAAGGCTTTCCAAATGTTTTAGTTGAAGCTTTGGCTTGTGGTTTGCCTATTATTTCTACTGATTGTCAAAGTGGCCCAAGGGAACTTTTGTCACCAAGTAGCGATGTAAATTTTTACCTAAAAGATAAAATAGAGTTAGCACAGTATGGTATTTTAATCCCTATAAAAAATATAGAAAAAATGAAAGAAGCCATAAAATCAATAATGAATGATGATGTGTTGAGACAAAGCTATAAAGAAAAAGCAAGACAAAGAGCAAATGATTTTAGAGTAGAAAAAAGCATTAAATTATATGAAGAAATAATATTTTTTAATTAG
- a CDS encoding DUF475 domain-containing protein: MKYFYSSFIVTLIGLGIAYQIGGFLAVYICFLLGILEVSLSFDNAVVNAKVLSKMSKIWQDRFILYGIPIAVFGMRFLFPVLIVSVATSLGMWETFLLALNDPDAYNTALAANKNQIYIFGGAFLLMVFLSFFFEEKDIKWIKLVEDNYLIHILTKTDNMPLFIAICVGMIMAYLTQNISYALSYFGAILLYMALSLFDEIFSANGVKSGIMGFLYLEVLDASFSFDGVIGAFAMSENIFIIMIGLGIGAMFVRSLTLFMVHKKTLESFIYLEHGAHYAILALAIIMFINIFHEISEAVTGTIGFGFILVAFLSSIYQKRKLQK, from the coding sequence ATGAAATACTTTTATTCATCATTTATCGTTACTTTGATAGGACTTGGGATAGCATATCAAATAGGCGGTTTTTTGGCGGTTTATATCTGCTTTTTACTAGGTATTTTAGAGGTCAGTCTTAGCTTTGATAATGCTGTTGTCAATGCAAAAGTTTTATCTAAAATGAGTAAAATTTGGCAAGATAGATTTATACTTTATGGCATACCTATCGCTGTTTTTGGTATGAGATTTTTATTTCCAGTGCTTATAGTTTCAGTGGCCACAAGCCTTGGTATGTGGGAAACTTTCTTACTAGCCTTAAATGATCCTGACGCCTATAATACTGCTTTAGCAGCAAATAAAAATCAAATTTATATCTTTGGTGGAGCATTTTTGCTTATGGTGTTTTTATCATTTTTCTTCGAGGAAAAAGATATAAAGTGGATAAAACTAGTAGAGGATAATTATCTTATCCATATCCTCACTAAAACAGATAATATGCCGCTATTCATAGCTATTTGCGTAGGTATGATCATGGCATATCTCACACAAAATATTAGCTACGCATTATCATATTTTGGTGCTATTTTACTCTATATGGCATTATCGCTTTTTGATGAGATATTTAGTGCTAATGGCGTTAAAAGCGGGATAATGGGATTTTTATATCTTGAAGTTTTGGATGCTAGCTTTAGCTTTGATGGAGTTATAGGAGCGTTTGCGATGAGTGAAAATATCTTTATCATTATGATAGGTCTTGGCATAGGAGCTATGTTTGTTAGAAGCCTTACTTTATTTATGGTGCATAAAAAGACGCTTGAGAGCTTTATCTATCTTGAACACGGCGCACATTACGCTATTTTGGCGTTAGCTATCATTATGTTTATAAATATTTTTCACGAGATCAGCGAAGCAGTGACTGGAACTATCGGCTTTGGCTTTATTTTAGTTGCGTTTTTAAGCTCGATCTATCAAAAACGAAAATTGCAAAAGTAA
- the typA gene encoding translational GTPase TypA, translating to MEKIRNIAVIAHVDHGKTTMVDELLKQSGTFTEHQAVGERVMDSNDIERERGITILSKNTAIRYKDHKINIIDTPGHADFGGEVERVLKMVDGVLLLVDAQEGVMPQTKFVVKKALSLGLRPIVVINKIDKLAADPDRVINEIFDLFVALDATDEQLEFPVVYAAAKNGYAKLKLDDENVDMKPLFETILAHVPEPSGKDDNPLQLQVFTLDYDNYVGKIGIARIFNGKISKNQNVMLAKADGTKTTGRISKLIGFFGLDRMDINEAGTGDIVAIAGFETLDVGDSVVDPNNPMPLDPLHIEEPTLSVVFSVNDSPLAGTEGKFVTSNKIDERLESEMKTNIAMKYENIGEGKFKVSGRGELQITILAENMRREGFEFCLGRPEVIIKVIDGVRCEPYELLVIDSPDDCTGTVIEKLGKRKAEMVSMNPTGDGQTRIEFEIPARGLIGFRSQFLTDTKGEGVMNHSFLEFRPLSGSVEHRSNGALVSMESGVALAYSLFNLQDRGVLFCDPQTKVYVGMIIGEHSRPNDLDVNPIKGKNLTNVRASGSDDAIKLVPPRKHSLERALEWIEEDELVEVTPINIRIRKRYLDPTMRKRMAKSKE from the coding sequence TTGGAAAAGATAAGAAATATTGCAGTTATCGCCCACGTTGACCACGGTAAAACCACTATGGTCGATGAGCTCCTAAAACAATCAGGAACTTTTACCGAACATCAAGCAGTAGGTGAAAGGGTGATGGATAGCAATGATATTGAGCGTGAGCGTGGAATCACTATCCTTAGTAAAAATACAGCGATTCGTTATAAAGATCATAAAATAAACATTATAGATACTCCAGGGCACGCCGATTTTGGTGGTGAAGTTGAGCGTGTTTTAAAGATGGTAGATGGTGTTTTGCTTCTTGTAGATGCACAAGAAGGCGTTATGCCACAAACTAAATTCGTCGTAAAAAAAGCTCTTAGCTTAGGTCTTCGTCCGATAGTCGTTATAAACAAAATCGATAAACTAGCAGCAGATCCAGATAGGGTTATAAATGAAATTTTCGATCTATTCGTCGCACTTGACGCTACTGATGAGCAGCTGGAATTTCCTGTAGTTTATGCCGCTGCTAAAAATGGTTATGCAAAGCTTAAGCTTGATGATGAAAACGTAGATATGAAACCGCTTTTTGAGACTATTTTAGCTCACGTTCCAGAGCCGAGCGGAAAAGACGACAATCCTCTTCAACTCCAAGTTTTCACTCTAGATTATGATAATTACGTTGGCAAGATCGGTATAGCTCGTATATTTAACGGTAAAATCAGTAAAAATCAAAACGTTATGCTAGCTAAAGCTGATGGTACAAAAACCACCGGACGTATAAGCAAACTTATCGGATTTTTCGGACTTGATAGAATGGATATAAACGAAGCTGGAACCGGTGATATCGTGGCTATCGCAGGATTTGAGACGCTTGATGTTGGCGATAGTGTTGTTGATCCAAATAATCCTATGCCACTTGACCCACTCCATATTGAAGAGCCGACACTTAGCGTCGTATTTAGTGTAAATGACTCACCACTTGCAGGAACAGAGGGTAAATTTGTCACTTCAAATAAGATAGATGAACGCTTAGAGAGCGAAATGAAGACAAACATTGCTATGAAATATGAAAATATAGGTGAGGGTAAATTTAAAGTAAGCGGTCGTGGCGAATTACAGATCACTATTTTAGCTGAAAATATGCGTAGAGAGGGCTTTGAGTTCTGTCTTGGCAGACCTGAAGTTATCATAAAAGTTATAGACGGCGTAAGATGTGAGCCTTATGAGCTTCTTGTTATCGACTCTCCAGATGATTGTACCGGAACTGTTATCGAAAAACTAGGCAAAAGAAAAGCCGAAATGGTAAGTATGAATCCAACAGGTGATGGACAAACTAGAATCGAGTTTGAGATACCAGCGCGCGGACTTATCGGCTTTAGAAGTCAGTTTTTAACTGATACCAAAGGCGAGGGCGTTATGAACCATAGCTTTTTGGAATTTCGTCCATTAAGCGGTTCAGTCGAGCATAGAAGTAATGGCGCTTTAGTCAGTATGGAAAGTGGCGTGGCTTTGGCATACTCACTATTTAACTTACAAGATCGTGGTGTCCTTTTTTGCGATCCGCAAACTAAAGTTTATGTCGGTATGATTATTGGAGAACATAGCCGTCCAAACGATCTTGACGTAAATCCTATAAAAGGTAAAAATTTGACAAACGTACGTGCAAGTGGAAGTGATGACGCTATAAAACTAGTTCCGCCACGCAAACATAGCTTGGAGCGCGCTCTTGAATGGATAGAAGAAGACGAGCTTGTAGAAGTAACTCCTATAAATATTCGTATTCGCAAACGCTACCTTGATCCAACTATGAGAAAAAGAATGGCAAAATCTAAAGAATAA
- a CDS encoding EpsG family protein: MSWGGGGTYMMFWTFFIFLILLCFVRFKNGTYQRFTLIFALFLLFLFIGFRYEVGGDWAGYIDIYNQINSNPFMLNRDFGYYILNILAAKFGFGIVFVNVICAFIVCLFLYLSLRKLNYPFASLLYLFPFAIVVIIMGFTRQGVALSILLFGFVLFVYEKKQLAFLACVLLGGLFHSSVLLMLPFAIFGFRLKLKYTMLSYVVIGLAFISLYFYGLFDKFIYYITHNDYHSKGAIFRAGLHLLPVFIYMFYRKRIIKFDLNFALLDAMSICIAVLFILSFYLSTPVDRIMYYFYIYDIVILDCLLRLNGGFKQKIILFLLSGYTILLFGIWYFYSYYALYFWRTGSNLILEYIF; the protein is encoded by the coding sequence TTGAGTTGGGGGGGGGGCGGCACTTATATGATGTTTTGGACATTTTTTATTTTTCTTATTTTGTTATGTTTTGTCAGATTTAAAAACGGCACTTATCAAAGATTTACTCTTATTTTCGCTCTGTTTTTACTCTTTTTATTTATCGGTTTTAGATATGAAGTCGGCGGAGACTGGGCGGGATATATAGATATCTATAATCAAATAAATTCCAATCCTTTTATGTTAAATAGAGATTTTGGATATTATATTCTAAATATTTTAGCAGCCAAATTTGGCTTTGGTATAGTTTTTGTTAATGTTATATGCGCCTTTATAGTCTGTTTGTTTTTGTATCTTTCACTAAGAAAACTAAATTATCCATTTGCAAGTTTGTTGTATCTGTTTCCATTTGCCATAGTAGTGATCATCATGGGATTTACTAGGCAAGGAGTGGCTTTATCTATCTTACTTTTTGGCTTTGTGCTTTTTGTATATGAGAAAAAACAGTTGGCTTTTTTAGCCTGTGTTTTGCTTGGTGGTTTATTTCACTCATCAGTTTTGCTGATGTTACCTTTTGCTATTTTTGGATTTAGACTTAAGCTTAAATATACCATGCTTTCGTACGTTGTAATTGGTCTCGCATTTATCTCTTTATATTTTTACGGATTGTTTGATAAATTTATATATTATATTACACACAACGATTATCATTCTAAAGGGGCTATTTTTAGAGCCGGTTTGCATTTATTGCCTGTTTTTATTTATATGTTTTATAGAAAACGGATTATTAAATTTGATTTGAATTTTGCGCTATTAGATGCGATGAGTATTTGTATTGCTGTTTTGTTTATTTTATCGTTTTATCTTTCTACGCCGGTGGATAGGATTATGTATTATTTTTATATCTATGATATAGTGATTTTGGATTGTTTGCTTCGTTTGAACGGTGGATTTAAACAGAAAATTATTCTGTTTTTGCTGAGTGGATATACTATTTTATTGTTTGGTATATGGTATTTTTATTCGTATTATGCATTGTATTTTTGGCGTACTGGTTCAAATTTGATCCTGGAGTATATATTTTGA
- a CDS encoding ribonuclease HII, whose protein sequence is MVKICGIDEAGRGALAGELVVVGCVFKPEFIDELLTIGLNDSKKLSEKGREKIFLKLEKMSDYLVVYFRNTIIDEIGLSQCLRRALKVIKNHFKECDFIYDGNCDYGVKNIKTIIKADASVLQVSAASIIAKVSRDRQMRSFDKIYPSFGYAKHKGYGVKAHVEALAKYGANDLTRKSFCVKNLEKNLFDFT, encoded by the coding sequence ATGGTTAAAATTTGCGGTATAGATGAAGCTGGACGAGGTGCATTAGCTGGCGAATTAGTTGTTGTAGGATGTGTTTTTAAACCTGAATTTATAGATGAGCTCTTAACTATTGGGCTAAATGACTCAAAAAAGCTGAGCGAAAAAGGGCGCGAAAAAATCTTTTTAAAACTAGAAAAAATGAGTGATTATCTAGTAGTTTATTTTAGAAATACAATAATTGACGAAATCGGGCTTAGCCAATGTCTAAGACGTGCTTTAAAGGTTATCAAAAATCATTTTAAAGAGTGCGATTTTATCTATGATGGAAACTGCGATTATGGTGTCAAAAATATAAAAACCATTATAAAAGCCGATGCTAGCGTACTTCAAGTAAGCGCGGCAAGTATCATCGCAAAAGTCAGCCGTGATAGACAGATGAGAAGCTTTGATAAGATTTACCCAAGCTTTGGCTACGCTAAACACAAAGGATACGGAGTGAAGGCTCACGTTGAAGCTTTAGCTAAATACGGCGCAAATGATTTGACAAGAAAGAGTTTTTGCGTGAAAAATTTGGAGAAAAATTTATTTGATTTTACTTAA
- a CDS encoding ATP-binding protein, with product MNILEYFYENPPKNGKFIDRKLKPSGSKILLKGGLNSGKTTILTEYLRNFKDREFLYINLDDARINEPNFLLNLNDFIKTKGIKALGIDGVKNDFKLQFKCENIIISTCSNSLKLEGFSDFFINGFDYEEFIANYGKNYEARTLFSHFLARGNSVKTAFLQDFEITEFLQTKLRSVFKPLQVTMLSKLASQIHQSFNAYKIYKELKTHTKISKDKIYEATHEFEDINLICFVPHLDKKSSFKRVYFYDFGLKNALSYEKDPKITVANMVFCELLKLQSEIYFDDKIDFYLPQKNIAIKIEPFLPPELIFLKFKKQIDHFKNLGIKKIYIISNANEADSAFEGVRCVIVPFWKWAVTL from the coding sequence ATGAATATTTTAGAATACTTTTACGAAAACCCGCCTAAAAACGGTAAATTTATAGATAGAAAACTAAAACCAAGCGGAAGCAAGATCCTTTTAAAAGGTGGCTTAAATAGCGGTAAAACTACGATTTTAACAGAGTATCTGCGAAACTTCAAAGATAGAGAGTTTTTATATATAAACTTAGATGATGCAAGAATAAACGAACCAAATTTCTTACTAAATTTAAATGATTTTATAAAAACAAAAGGTATAAAAGCGCTTGGAATAGATGGAGTAAAAAACGACTTTAAATTACAATTTAAATGTGAAAATATCATTATTTCAACTTGCTCTAACTCTTTAAAGCTTGAGGGGTTTAGCGATTTTTTTATTAATGGATTTGATTATGAAGAGTTTATCGCGAATTATGGTAAAAACTACGAAGCAAGGACACTTTTTAGCCATTTTTTAGCACGCGGAAACAGTGTAAAAACAGCATTTTTGCAAGATTTTGAAATAACCGAGTTTTTGCAAACAAAACTCAGATCCGTTTTTAAACCGCTTCAAGTGACTATGCTTTCGAAGCTAGCTTCACAGATCCATCAAAGCTTTAATGCCTACAAAATTTACAAAGAGTTAAAAACGCATACTAAAATTTCCAAAGACAAAATTTATGAAGCTACCCACGAATTTGAAGATATAAATTTGATATGCTTTGTACCACATCTTGATAAAAAAAGCAGTTTTAAAAGAGTGTATTTTTATGATTTTGGCTTAAAAAATGCATTAAGTTACGAAAAAGATCCAAAAATAACAGTTGCAAACATGGTCTTTTGTGAACTTTTAAAGCTACAAAGCGAGATCTATTTTGATGATAAAATAGACTTTTATTTGCCTCAAAAAAACATAGCCATAAAAATAGAACCATTTTTACCACCAGAACTCATCTTTCTTAAATTTAAAAAGCAAATAGATCATTTTAAAAATTTAGGTATTAAAAAAATTTACATCATCAGTAATGCAAATGAAGCAGACAGCGCATTTGAAGGCGTAAGATGCGTGATCGTACCGTTTTGGAAATGGGCAGTTACACTTTGA
- a CDS encoding flagellar hook-length control protein FliK, with amino-acid sequence MEGLNSLLNNVSQPTTQVKKTDTLSGGSDEGGDFLSFVLDSVNKNKNISEKDAKEIIQKASQKTSDTNSTKLDVGDTGTLLENADFIQLLGLLESLNGGEKLGSFPTLSNNLAKLLSTEKNVNEIKSAKNLQDLINLSKKFGLNLSNIKITKEDIATLKEQFKGLAQNGFFDFKEVVLDQVTKKKVQNVLEQTTKKDETINLNKLLQSVTPKETVLKDEKSLNLKQTNKQSDVTLAKIEGDKTLSKAVSTAIDKDNKLTNKIAESNNDIKNEVKIQTTNATNIKELTTKHKTDPSIDEYLANLTKRAIKEQVNETQNSKFDNKNSISLQDLLKDKSLETSANESNSGESNTNSNQNSLVKDIIANAKIQAKNTQIKQTFETFASDLQEKINEYKPPVTRFHMTLNPGNLGEVEVTMINRGNNLHINFNSNNQTMQLFIQNQAEFKNSLVNMGFTELSMNFSDQRQSGNQNDRGKFKNYKQNFDEQDSDEQKVVLELVLPRYI; translated from the coding sequence ATGGAAGGTCTAAATTCATTATTAAATAACGTATCTCAGCCTACGACACAAGTTAAAAAAACAGATACTCTAAGTGGAGGAAGCGACGAAGGTGGAGATTTTCTATCATTTGTTTTAGATAGCGTAAATAAAAATAAAAACATCAGCGAAAAAGACGCAAAAGAGATAATCCAAAAAGCAAGCCAAAAAACATCTGATACAAATAGCACAAAGCTAGACGTAGGCGACACTGGAACTCTTTTAGAAAATGCCGATTTTATCCAACTTTTAGGGCTTTTAGAGTCTTTGAATGGTGGCGAAAAATTGGGTAGTTTTCCAACACTTTCAAATAACCTAGCCAAACTTTTATCAACAGAAAAAAACGTAAATGAGATAAAAAGTGCAAAAAATTTACAAGACCTTATAAATTTAAGTAAAAAATTTGGCCTAAATCTTAGCAATATAAAAATCACAAAAGAAGACATAGCAACACTAAAAGAACAGTTTAAAGGACTTGCACAAAACGGTTTTTTTGACTTTAAAGAAGTTGTTTTAGACCAGGTAACAAAGAAAAAAGTACAAAACGTTTTGGAACAAACTACAAAAAAAGATGAAACTATAAATTTAAATAAACTGCTTCAAAGCGTTACCCCTAAAGAAACTGTTTTAAAAGATGAAAAATCTTTAAATTTAAAACAAACAAACAAACAAAGCGATGTAACGTTAGCAAAAATAGAGGGTGATAAAACACTTTCAAAAGCCGTATCTACCGCTATAGATAAAGATAACAAGCTAACTAACAAAATAGCTGAATCTAATAACGATATAAAAAATGAGGTAAAAATACAAACTACAAATGCAACTAATATAAAAGAGCTTACTACAAAACATAAAACCGATCCTAGCATAGATGAGTACCTTGCAAATTTAACAAAAAGAGCCATAAAAGAGCAAGTAAATGAGACGCAAAATAGTAAATTTGATAATAAAAATAGCATCTCTTTGCAAGATTTGCTAAAAGACAAGAGCTTAGAAACCAGCGCAAATGAGAGCAATTCAGGTGAGTCAAATACGAATTCCAACCAAAATAGCCTTGTCAAAGACATCATCGCAAATGCAAAAATACAAGCTAAAAATACTCAGATAAAACAGACTTTTGAGACATTTGCTAGTGATTTGCAAGAAAAGATCAATGAATACAAGCCGCCAGTTACAAGATTTCATATGACTTTAAACCCCGGAAATCTTGGCGAAGTCGAAGTCACTATGATAAACCGCGGAAACAACCTTCATATAAATTTCAACTCAAACAACCAAACTATGCAGCTTTTTATACAAAACCAAGCAGAGTTTAAAAATAGCCTTGTAAATATGGGTTTTACCGAACTTTCTATGAATTTTAGCGACCAAAGACAAAGCGGAAATCAAAACGATCGTGGCAAATTTAAAAATTACAAACAAAACTTTGATGAGCAAGATAGCGATGAACAAAAAGTCGTTTTAGAGCTTGTCTTACCACGTTATATTTAA
- a CDS encoding lipopolysaccharide biosynthesis protein — MFNRLKPKSEFNKNIFTLLSGTIIAQAIPIAISPILTRIYTPDDFGVFALFLAISSVFGSISTAKYELAIALPKKDEDAINILALGFVITCFISLFILCGVIIFGRYFTKLLGNEEIYLWLYFIPLTVFFLGIFNLLSYFNVRKKNYTTLKNANIIKSIIFCIVQLAVGLLKPGALGLILGDLVSKMSANLRLAKNIYTDKTLMSSISKPKMLAIAKRYKDFAKVYALSSLFDTFCKQLVFIMIPKIFSLTFSGFFFLPHKMIELTSALISNSVSQVYLQKISENKNNRIGNLGIFKSTLKKLFVFALFIGVVGYFVSPYIFPFIFGKDWVVSGVIAQYIFIIFVVKFCVDSLKVTLITYMELKKLAFWQYLYFGTSSIFFGICLILKVNLKIFLVLFAIHEYLLYGLCLFLIFRTIYKFDNIK, encoded by the coding sequence TTGTTTAATAGATTAAAGCCAAAATCAGAGTTCAATAAAAACATTTTCACTCTTCTAAGTGGAACTATAATAGCTCAAGCCATACCTATAGCTATAAGCCCTATACTTACTAGAATTTATACGCCTGATGATTTTGGAGTATTTGCTCTATTTTTAGCTATTTCTTCCGTGTTTGGATCTATCTCTACTGCCAAATATGAATTAGCTATAGCGCTACCAAAAAAAGATGAAGACGCTATCAATATACTTGCTTTAGGATTTGTGATAACTTGTTTTATCTCCTTATTTATTTTATGTGGTGTTATTATTTTTGGTAGATATTTTACAAAATTGTTAGGCAATGAAGAGATATATCTTTGGCTATATTTTATTCCATTAACAGTTTTTTTCCTTGGTATTTTTAATCTTCTTAGCTACTTCAATGTCAGAAAGAAAAACTACACGACTTTAAAAAATGCCAATATAATAAAATCAATTATATTTTGCATAGTTCAGCTCGCAGTAGGATTACTAAAGCCAGGAGCATTGGGACTTATTTTAGGTGATTTGGTATCAAAAATGTCGGCAAATTTAAGACTTGCAAAAAATATTTATACAGATAAAACGCTTATGTCTAGCATATCAAAACCAAAAATGTTAGCCATAGCTAAAAGATACAAAGACTTTGCTAAAGTCTATGCATTATCTAGTCTTTTTGATACTTTTTGTAAACAATTGGTTTTTATAATGATACCAAAGATTTTTAGTTTGACTTTTAGTGGATTTTTCTTTTTGCCACATAAAATGATAGAGCTAACTTCTGCTTTGATATCAAACTCGGTATCTCAAGTCTACTTACAAAAAATATCTGAAAATAAAAATAACCGTATAGGAAATTTAGGCATTTTTAAAAGTACATTAAAAAAACTGTTTGTATTTGCTTTGTTTATCGGCGTGGTTGGATATTTTGTTTCTCCTTATATTTTCCCTTTTATTTTTGGTAAGGATTGGGTCGTATCTGGAGTGATTGCACAGTATATTTTTATTATATTTGTAGTCAAATTTTGCGTAGATTCTTTGAAAGTTACTTTGATAACCTATATGGAGCTTAAGAAGCTAGCATTTTGGCAATATTTGTATTTTGGAACTAGTAGTATTTTTTTTGGAATTTGTTTGATTTTAAAAGTAAATTTAAAAATATTTTTGGTATTATTTGCGATCCATGAATATTTATTATACGGGTTATGTCTATTTTTGATATTTAGAACTATTTATAAATTTGACAATATAAAGTAA